The following are from one region of the Halictus rubicundus isolate RS-2024b chromosome 15, iyHalRubi1_principal, whole genome shotgun sequence genome:
- the LOC143361861 gene encoding rho GDP-dissociation inhibitor 2-like produces the protein MSESNADHIDSVEEELEVESNYKPPPEKTIEQILETDKEDESLRKYKETLLGEAKSGGVVVEPNDPRKVIVKKLALCVADRPDMELDLTGDLSQLTKQTFVIKEGISYKIRIDFIVQREIVHGLKYVQKTYRLGVPVDKMMHMVGSYPPKTEVQSYTTPAEDAPAGVMARGAYSVSSLFTDDDKHEHLKWDWSFEIKKDWKK, from the exons GAATCTAATTACAAACCCCCACCAGAGAAAACCATTGAACAGATTTTGGAAACAGACAAAGAAGACGAAAGTTTACGTAAATACAAAGAAACACTTCTAGGAGAAGCAAAGTCTGGTGGTGTCGTTGTAG AACCTAATGATCCAAGGAAGGTAATAGTAAAAAAATTAGCACTGTGTGTTGCGGACCGACCAGATATGGAATTGGATTTAACGGGTGACCTATCTCAATTGACGAAACAAACATTTGTAATAAAAGAAGGCATTAGTTATAAAATAAGGATTGACTTTATTGTGCAGCGTGAAATTGTACACGGTTTAAAATATGTTCAAAAGACATATCGGCTTGGAGTACCCG TGGATAAGATGATGCATATGGTTGGTTCTTACCCGCCAAAAACAGAAGTGCAATCATATACAACCCCAGCAGAGGATGCACCAGCTGGAGTAATGGCGCGTGGTGCCTATAGTGTAAGCTCCTTGTTTACTGATGATGACAAGCATGAACATCTAAAGTGGGACTGGTCGTTTGAAATTAAGAAAGACTGGAAAAAATAA
- the Nito gene encoding RNA-binding protein spenito: MIGIPRDDRHKITVKIRNNMKRSSSRDTPPPRVKRSRSSMGRYDDSSDERITPERIRRRSRGARSPSPPTRASSHARYVESSSHRDDYLRAPRELPPERPYSYKVLCISSIHPKASDEVIKDTLYREYKKFGDFSIRISHELDERVAYVCFRSSEDARDAKHAKPRIIMYDKVALVEPVYERPDTYRRPRSITPPDYERYYARSPGPTDRHRPLERYERVYGPPVGLPPPHREMRRETIPPPHHDFVRPPIHHGPPHVHPGPPHHYGPPRHMMIRHPVHGFERVENKKDKFPNYLHHVSPEDDPLATRTLFAGNLEINITEEELRRIFSKYGIVDDIDIKRPPPGTGNAYAFVRFQTLDMAHRCKVELSGQYIGKFQCKIGYGKATPTTRIWVGGLGPWTSVPQLEREFDRFGAIKKIDYIKGDSNAYILYDSIDAAQAAVKEMRGFPLGGPDRRLRVDFADVTSGFGFKPRPYPEESGEFRPRPVDYDSSYDPYGPDSDFGYGSRGLRGRGSAPWHERRGTGRGGYRGTYPESYVRDEADWSSRRPPPELEYEAPRSLRRSLSREPGVDRSRSRSPRRRQIDSDSDSENTRTGMLSTSRTLPEVARKSIAVWQGALILKNSLFPAKFHLTDGDTEIIEALMKDEDGKHMLRITQRLRLDQPKLDDVSKRIQTSSSHAIFLGLAGSSTVISTDDANVQTRPLRNLVSYLKQKEAAGVISLLNKDTEGTGVLYAFPPCAFSTELLKRTCPSLSEEGLKEDHLVIVVVKGGSA; this comes from the exons ATGATTGGGATTCCGCGTGACGATCGACATAAGATCACGGTTAAAATCCGCAACAATATGAAAAGGAGCTCTAGTCGAGACACTCCACCTCCGCGCGTCAAACGGAGCAGATCCTCCATGGGACG aTACGACGATTCTAGCGATGAAAGAATAACACCTGAAAGAATCCGTCGTCGTAGTAGAGGAGCTAGAAGTCCAAGTCCTCCAACACGTGCCTCGTCTCATGCTCGCTACGTTGAATCTAGTTCTCATAGAGATGATTATTTAAGAGCACCTAGAGAATTACCTCCAGAGCGTCCTTATAGTTACAAAGTACTTTGCATCAGTTCAATTCATCCAAAAGCAAGCGACGAAGTGATTAAAGATACTCTGTACAGAGAATACAAGAAATTTGGCGATTTTTCTATTAGGATTTCTCACGAATTAGATGAGCGTGTCGCATACGTTTGTTTTCGGAGTTCGGAAGATGCTAGAGATGCAAAACATGCGAAACCAAGGATTATTATGTATGACAAAGTGGCTCTTGTCGAACCAGTTTATGAGAGACCCGACACTTATCGTCGTCCAAGGTCAATTACACCACCCGACTATGAAAGATATTATGCGAGAAGTCCTGGTCCAACAGATAGACATAGACCATTAGAAAGATACGAAAGAGTTTATGGACCTCCAGTTGGACTGCCTCCACCACACAGAGAAATGAGACGTGAAACAATTCCCCCACCTCATCATGACTTTGTTAGACCACCGATTCATCATGGTCCGCCTCATGTTCATCCTGGTCCACCGCATCATTATGGACCTCCAAGACATATGATGATACGTCATCCAGTTCATGGATTCGAGCGTGTGGAAAATAAGAAAGACAAATTTCCTAACTATTTGCATCATGTTTCACCAGAAGATGATCCATTAGCAACAAGGACTTTGTTTGCAGGAAATTTGGAAATCAATATCACAGAAGAGGAATTAAGGAGAATTTTTAGTAAATATGGGATCGTGGATGATATTGATATTAAGAGGCCTCCGCCAGGAACAGGAAATGCTTATGCTTTTGTCAGATTTCAAACTTTAGACATGGCACACAGATGTAAAGTAGAACTATCTGGACAGTACATTGGAAAATTCCAATGCAAAATTGGTTATGGAAAAGCTACGCCTACTACAAGAATCTGGGTTGGTGGTTTAGGACCATGGACCTCTGTACCACAATTGGAAAGAGAATTTGATCGATTTGGggcaataaagaaaattgattaCATAAAAGGAGACAGCAATGCTTACATTTTGTATGATTCTATTGATGCAGCTCAAGCTGCTGTGAAAGAAATGAGGGGTTTTCCTTTAGGTGGCCCAGATAGAAGATTGAGAGTAGATTTTGCAGATGTGACATCAGGATTTGGATTCAAACCAAGACCATATCCAGAAGAAAGTGGAGAATTCAGACCGAGACCAGTGGATTATGACTCTTCTTACGATCCTTATGGACCAGATAGTGACTTCGGCTATGGATCAAGAGGGCTCAGAGGTAGAGGATCTGCTCCATGGCACGAGAGGAGAGGTACAGGAAGAGGCGGTTATCGCGGAACTTATCCAGAAAGTTATGTGCGAGACGAAGCTGATTGGTCCAGTCGCAGACCACCCCCAGAGTTAGAATATGAAGCTCCAAGAAGTTTACGTCGGTCTCTGTCAAGAGAGCCTGGTGTAGACAGGTCAAGATCACGATCCCCTCGTAGAAGGCAGATTGACTCAGATTCTGATTCAGAGAATACTCGTACTGGAATGCTCTCTACTTCTCGGACACTGCCTGAAGTTGCCAGGAAATCAATAGCAGTATGGCAGGGagcattaattttaaaaaattctctattTCCAGCCAAATTTCATTTAACCGACGGTGACACAGAAATAATCGAAGCTTTAATGAAAGATGAAGATGGAAAACACATGCTAAGAATTACACAAAGATTGCGTTTAGATCAACCAAAATTAGATGATGTCTCAAAAAGAATTCAAACTTCCAGTTCACATGCTATTTTCCTAGGACTGGCTGGTTCAAGTACAGTTATTTCTACAGATGATGCTAATGTACAGACAAGACCACTGCGCAACTTAGTGTCATACTTGAAACAAAAAGAGGCAGCAGGAGTTATTTCTTTGCTTAATAAAGACACAGAGGGGACTGGAGTCCTTTATGCATTTCCACCCTGTGCATTTTCTAcagaactattgaaaagaaCCTGTCCGAGCCTCAGTGAAGAAGGACTCAAGGAGGATCATCTGGTAATCGTCGTTGTTAAAGGGGGTAGTGCCTAA
- the LOC143361895 gene encoding ubiquitin-conjugating enzyme E2 T has translation MQKSLRLKRELERLTKDPVEGICCYPKSDNLEQLIATIVGPCDSPYSGTIFELEINIPDEYPFEPPRITFKTPVYHPNIDNKGRICLDLLNMPPKGSWKPTIGLKNLLDAVQFLLGNPNPDDPLMADIAEEYKFNKLEFDRKASQLIEETKNKYFQPCDH, from the exons ATGCAAAAATCTCTTAGATTAAAACGTGAACTTGAACGACTCACAAAAGATCCTGTAGAAGGAATATGCTGTTATCCAAAATCAGATAACTTAGAACAACTTATTGCAACAATTGTTGGACCTTGCGATAGTCCATATAGTGGAACTATTTTTGAATTAGAAATTAATATACCTGATGAATATCCATTTGAACCTCCACGAATTACTTTTAAAACGCCTGTATATCATCCAAACATTGATAACAAAGGTCGTATCTGTTTGGATTTATTAAATATGCCACCTAAAGGTAGTTGGAAACCTACTATTGGCTTGAAAAATCTTTTGGATGCTGTGCAGTTTCTTCTAGGAAATCCAAATCCTGATGATCCTTTAATGGCAGATATAGCAGAAGAATATAAGTTTAACAAACTGGAATTTGATAGAAAAGCAAGCCAATTAATAgaggaaacgaaaaataaatattttcaacc ATGTGATCATTGA